From one Xiphias gladius isolate SHS-SW01 ecotype Sanya breed wild chromosome 12, ASM1685928v1, whole genome shotgun sequence genomic stretch:
- the LOC120797499 gene encoding NACHT and WD repeat domain-containing protein 2 → MKRMNPRWKSPPMWPSGVGSRQPCPRESALRRAAISGNINALPPHQVPTGRSVRVFICANPDDTEAERNALKEHVYPKLRDFCRENYGIEFQVVDLYWGVDPEEWDGPELQRLRMKLLEECLKTSAGPCFVGLVGEKYGSIRVPGEVESAEFEMILDAAVEAGLDTHILEEWYCRDENSVPPAYYLKPKAQMLKNYQNSMESSSAAKTKNDKAWRNVSEEIKRIFRTAVLQLQEKGTMKSAQAKKFLCSALEDELDFALGKQTPAFLRKCVCYIRKISNFDRFAKLPDMARYMDIVVSGDRIMRNQEAYERLLKVRDEFIPTVVAASNLRVYSSVTHCDMKLGYSQEVESHYVEGLCKQFYEDMVDIIQATVQQNFDTETDPLYDEILQHLSLCKTYAALYEYKAESLDYLQEYLLPSKGSRMSPLVVYGGPCTGKTLLLSEVAKQAYTWLQKEMGPETDPVVIVRFIGSSQLSTDLRTLLQSICEQIAINYRCLIHFLPNKIQEMRELLINLLGESSFQRPLVIVLDALEQLSEADEARKLWWLPIHLPRTVRIVLSTLPNKHGILQKLRHLIHDEGYYVELIQRDRKVCSQTLKQQLLGVKRKVTSGQQIYVNEALAKCTLPMFVNLIYREVVHWRSHKDVDDRSLCSTVHESIEQLFYSVENKLGQRFVFRALGYITMAKAGLTEVELEDILSLDNIVLGDVIVATYLKNPLRISYDLVARLKEELEGYLVERQVRNVTLMVWANRHLHVIAQKLYLSNEEDVHQMHSLLAEYFLGAWSGGRKKIFTYDNNHFTSLNISHHKNPHHQQSHEKTSSDKYSYDRQTPEQPWVFQCNLLEPDIFFVNHRKMTELVYHLTRSGRTDDLMFGVIMNFSWLYTMIKIGQFEKALTDIDLAYSYTQEKELKFLATTLRSIKVKVLKNPASLSAELQQRLLPVVTSLPKLRHLLLECDKDGPKYCSIVPLHSSMDVTYSPERLPLCSSYMQIVEILPTLAPNIVLVALEDGSVSTWDVESRQLLRQIDTARSVVLGIRLTTDEKYLVVATTKNTLLIYDNHKSCLLSEVEIKGSKHGGITGGVAFINGFTLSTHHALAWLEASKDVNVIDLLYGWPLYQFHCWYEVTCVQCSPDGMYAFCGQYLNTASIFHLGNGDKLATVTSEFSGGFVKSILVLDTLNQMVMIDNEGSLSVWNTKEITNPRLMEDYDCRGDESEVVGIELSEDQRSILICKARSIEVLDTKVWKMVEKFKAKRSERFVAAVLSKNGQSIVASMENTSSIFVWRRDSGQCMASLIEISGAIVKLIKSVHHNLLLSVASSGVLSVWDIDIITAMSNIDKTGKKIQTLLLSGREDYVFTMDGSEAVHKWNFSTGFIETVFKHEGIVENCVLTSSGDLMVTSDDKSSQYIWQTSTGENIFRINGQRISQLLITHNDQFVVSLCEQNASRVWRLATGHKVCNILVTLQNALITTANTFLVGTSKNKLLAVSLWSGSVSKKFVCDDGITIVNFKLIPDCPDCVVFITSTETVIIWSVADESVCRRVQLPTNFLKNLEDFQISPNGKLGVVSKGDENINVLDLHSGKLRLVHAAGIIWRQKLSRDGRYLVYVCFRNCDEDDDAGVVSNLIVMRLADGKSIGTCSLYKTPTFLSLSQRALNIIIGFEDGSIGTYTVVDRVDAALKIKIATSNSRQIVNNASQKVRPKCGNHSFKSVADCIWRESTEVFSRDSPINVSDSGEGESTTPTKKTELLQ, encoded by the exons gtggtGGACCTGTACTGGGGCGTGGATCCAGAGGAGTGGGACGGTCCAGAGTTGCAGCGACTAAGAATGAAGCTCCTGGAGGAATGTCTAAAGACCTCAGCGGGACCGTGCTTTGTT ggtcTGGTGGGAGAAAAGTACGGCAGCATCCGAGTACCGGGGGAAGTGGAGTCAGCAGAGTTTGAGATGATCTTGGATGCAGCTGTGGAGGCAGGGCTGGACACACACATCCTGGAAGAGTGGTACTGCAGGGATGAAAACTCTGTGCCACCCGCATACTACCTCAAACCCAAAGCCCAAATGCTTAAGAACTACCAGAACTCT ATGGAGTCAAGCAGCGCAGCCAAGACCAAGAACGACAAGGCCTGGAGGAATGTGTCGGAGGAGATCAAGAGGATCTTCCGAACGGCGGTGCTGCAGCTTCAAGAGAAGGGGACCATGAAGAGCGCTCAGGCCAAGAAATTCCTTTGCTCTG CTCTGGAAGACGAATTAGACTTTGCCCTTGGAAAACAAACTCCTGCCTTTCTCAGGAAATGTGTCTGCTACATTCGCAAGATCTCCAACTTTGACCGCTTCGCCAAACTCCCTGACATGGCCCGATACATGGATATCGTGGTAAGCGGCGACCGTATCATGCGCAACCAGGAAGCCTACGAACGCCTATTGAAGGTACGGGACGAATTCATCCCAACAGTCGTTGCTGCCTCCAACCTCCGCGTCTATTCTTCTGTCACTCACTGCGATATGAAGCTGGGCTACTCCCAAGAAGTGGAGAGCCACTATGTGGAAGGTTTGTGTAAACAATTCTATGAGGACATGGTGGATATCATCCAGGCCACAGTCCAGCAGAACTTTGACACAGAGACTGACCCGCTGTACGATGAGATCCTCCAGcacctgtctctctgtaaaACCTACGCAGCACTCTACGAGTACAAGGCCGAGTCATTGGATTACCTGCAGGAGTATCTTTTGCCATCCAAGGGGAGCAGAATGAGCCCTTTGGTGGTGTACGGCGGACCTTGCACTGGAAAGACACTGCTGCTGTCTGAAGTGGCCAAACAG GCCTACACATGGCTGCAGAAAGAGATGGGCCCTGAAACCGACCCAGTGGTCATTGTTCGTTTTATTGGCTCCAGCCAGCTCTCCACAGACCTGCGCACCCTCCTCCAGAGCATCTGTGAACAGATTGCAATAAACTACCGCTGCCTGATTCACTTTTTGCCTAACAAGATCCAGGAGATGAGGGAGCTCCTGATCAATCTTCTAGGGGAATCCTCGTTCCAAAGGCCTTTGGTTATTGTCCTGGATGCCCTGGAGCAGCTCTCAGAAGCCGATGAAGCTCGCAAGCTGTGGTGGCTCCCCATACACCTGCCTCGGACAGTCCGCATTGTACTCTCAACGTTGCCCAATAAACATGGCATCCTGCAGAAACTCCGACACCTCATCCATGATGAGGGGTATTATGTGGAATTAATTCAGAGGGACCGCAAGGTCTGCAGCCAAACATTAAAGCAGCAGTTGTTGGGGGTGAAGAGGAAAGTCACTTCAGGCCAACAGATCTATGTCAATGAGGCACTTGCCAAATGTACATTACCAATGTTTGTCAACCTCATCTACAGAGAGGTAGTTCACTGGAGGTCTCACAAAGATGTGGATGACAGGTCCCTGTGCTCCACAGTGCATGAAAGCATTGAGCAGCTCTTCTACTCAGTTGAGAACAAGTTGGGCCAACGATTTGTCTTCAGAGCGTTAGGCTACATCACCATGGCCAAGGCTGGACTAACTGAGGTAGAGCTTGAAGATATTCTGTCCCTGGATAACATAGTTCTCGGTGATGTTATTGTCGCAACTTACCTGAAAAACCCTTTGAGGATCTCTTATGACTTGGTTGCGAGGCTCAAAGAGGAGCTAGAAGGATATCTGGTGGAACGCCAAGTACGTAACGTCACCCTGATGGTCTGGGCCAACAGACACCTGCATGTCATTGCTCAGAAGCTGTATCTTAGCAATGAGGAGGATGTCCATCAAATGCACAGCCTCCTAGCCGAGTACTTCCTGGGGGCATGGTCAGGAGGCAGGAAGAAGATCTTTACTTATGATAACAACCATTTCACTTCCCTTAACATATCTCATCACAAAAACCCCCACCATCAACAGTCCCATGAAAAAACATCTTCTGACAAGTATTCCTATGACAGGCAGACTCCAGAGCAGCCATGGGTGTTCCAGTGCAACCTTTTGGagcctgacattttttttgtcaaccaCAGAAAGATGACAGAACTGGTCTACCACCTTACCAGGAGTGGGCGCACAGATGACCTCATGTTTGGTGTCATCATGAACTTCAGCTGGCTCTACACAATGATCAAGATTGGCCAGTTTGAAAAGGCTTTAACTGACATTGACCTAGCTTACAGTTACACCCAAGAAAAAGAACTAAAGTTCCTGGCCACCACTCTGCGTAGCATCAAGGTTAAAGTGCTGAAGAATCCAGCATCActgtctgcagagctgcagcaacGGCTTCTGCCAGTTGTCACCTCCCTCCCCAAGCTCAGACACCTGCTCCTGGAGTGTGACAAAGATGGTCCAAAGTACTGCTCCATAGTACCTCTCCACTCTTCTATGGACGTCACCTACAGTCCAGAGAGGCTTCCTCTGTGCTCTAGCTACATGCAGATTGTGGAGATCTTGCCGACTCTAGCTCCAAACATAGTCCTTGTAGCCCTGGAAGATGGGTCTGTCAGTACCTGGGATGTTGAGAGCAGACAACTACTGCGACAGATCGACACAGCCAGATCTGTTGTGCTTGGGATCAGGCTAACAACAGATGAAAAGTATCTGGTCGTTGCGACAACGAAAAACACGCTGCTTATCTATGATAATCATAAGTCCTGCCTTTTATCTGAGGTCGAAATCAAGGGGTCCAAGCATGGTGGCATCACTGGTGGGGTGGCCTTCATCAATGGTTTTACTTTGTCCACCCATCATGCTTTGGCCTGGCTTGAGGCTAGTAAAGATGTAAACGTCATTGACCTACTATATGGCTGGCCTCTCTACCAGTTCCATTGCTGGTATGAAGTAACTTGTGTTCAGTGTTCTCCAGATGGAATGTATGCCTTCTGTGGCCAGTACCTCAATACTGCATCCATCTTTCATCTGGGAAATGGGGACAAGTTGGCTACTGTGACCTCTGAGTTTTCTGGGGGATTTGTCAAGTCCATCCTTGTGCTGGACACCCTTAACCAAATGGTGATGATTGACAATGAAGGCAGCTTGTCAGTTTGGAACACCAAAGAGATCACCAACCCAAGGCTGATGGAAGATTATGATTGTAGAGGTGATGAGAGTGAAGTGGTGGGTATTGAGTTATCAGAGGACCAGCGCTCCATTCTCATTTGCAAGGCCCGAAGTATTGAAGTACTGGATACTAAAGTATGGAAAATGGTAGAGAAGTTCAAAGCCAAACGTAGTGAGcgttttgttgctgctgttctCTCCAAGAATGGACAAAGCATTGTGGCCTCTATGGAGAACACTTCTTCCATCTTTGTCTGGAGGAGGGACAGTGGACAGTGCATGGCTAGCCTGATTGAGATCTCAGGGGCTATTGTCAAACTCATTAAATCAGTCCACCACAACCTGCTGCTCTCGGTTGCAAGCAGTGGAGTGCTGTCTGTTTGGGACATTGATATCATCACCGCCATGTCCAATATCGACAAAACAGGCAAGAAGATCCAGACCTTGTTGCTGTCTGGCAGAGAGGATTACGTGTTTACGATGGATGGTTCTGAAGCTGTCCACAAGTGGAACTTCAGCACTGGTTTTATTGAGACAGTCTTCAAGCACGAGGGTATAGTGGAGAACTGTGTCCTAACCTCCTCAGGTGATCTCATGGTGACTTCAGATGACAAGTCCAGCCAGTACATTTGGCAAACCAGCACTGGAGAAAACATCTTCCGCATCAATGGACAGAGAATATCACAGCTGCTAATCACCCACAATGATCAGTTTGTAGTGTCGCTTTGTGAGCAGAACGCCTCCAGAGTCTGGAGGCTTGCTACTGGGCACAAAGTGTGCAACATCTTAGTCACCCTCCAAAATGCACTGATTACCACAGCAAACACTTTCCTTGTAGGAACCTCTAAAAACAAGCTCCTCGCTGTCAGCCTGTGGTCGGGCAGCGTATCCAAGAAGTTTGTTTGCGATGATGGTATTACCATTGTCAACTTCAAGCTCATTCCTGACTGCCCCGACTGTGTGGTGTTCATCACATCTACAGAGACTGTCATCATCTGGAGTGTGGCAGATGAGTCAGTTTGCAGGCGAGTCCAGCTGCCAACCAACTTCCTCAAAAATCTAGAGGACTTCCAGATCTCACCCAATGGGAAACTAGGAGTTGTCTCCAAGGGTGATGAGAATATTAACGTCCTGGACCTTCACAGCGGGAAGCTGAGGCTTGTCCATGCTGCTGGTATAATCTGGCGTCAGAAATTATCTAGAGATGGACGTTATCTAGTGTATGTCTGTTTCCGGAACTGTGACGAAGATGATGATGCTGGTGTTGTGTCCAATCTGATAGTGATGCGTCTCGCTGATGGTAAGAGCATAGGCACATGCTCGCTTTACAAGACCCCCACCTTCCTGTCTCTCTCGCAGAGAGCACTAAATATCATTATTGGCTTCGAAGACGGCAGCATCGGCACTTACACGGTAGTGGACCGTGTGGATGCTGCCCTCAAGATAAAGATAGCCACCTCCAACAGCCGACAGATTGTCAACAACGCCTCGCAGAAGGTGCGGCCCAAATGTGGTAACCATTCCTTTAAGTCTGTCGCAGACTGCATTTGGAGGGAGTCAACAGAGGTCTTCTCCAGGGACAGCCCCATCAATGTGTCTGACTCTGGTGAAGGTGAGTCAACCACGCCTACAAAAAAGACTGAACTGCTGCAGTGA